One genomic region from Bacillus sp. SLBN-46 encodes:
- a CDS encoding alpha/beta hydrolase — MVTLLLLIALMLEISFATYYIVTKQTHTKIKNGIRIAIFIAFAILTLSSVIAWSFRWVMLAILLFLLAIKGTVSLIRNKTNSQKYKTSKIVWKSIFMILAWVIAFAPAIIFPQHPSPKVTGKYGVGTATYTYVDKNRVEEFSDKGENRFVNVEFWYPKNTDGKFPLLVFSHGASGIKASNASTYTELASHGYVVVSIDHPYHSFYTKSEDGTVAMINSDYNREITNLNTEGVYTNEELNGLIQKWMKLRTDDMNFVIDTILKKDESDNNPIYQQINTEKIGVFGHSMGGAASVWLGRERDDIDAVVNIDAPFFSELVYKKEMDNFAASTKAYTTPIFNIYSDDVWGQLDITPIYVANKLNNESFKDAYTTHFKGAKHLSLTDLSLFSPILANVLQGGKADIDPYYCIETENELILNFFDYELKGIGHFTPKETY, encoded by the coding sequence ATGGTAACTTTATTATTATTGATCGCTTTGATGTTAGAGATTTCTTTTGCCACCTACTATATTGTAACGAAGCAAACCCATACAAAAATAAAAAATGGGATTAGGATTGCTATATTTATAGCCTTTGCCATACTCACACTTTCATCAGTGATTGCGTGGAGCTTCCGCTGGGTGATGCTTGCCATACTACTTTTCCTATTAGCGATAAAGGGAACGGTTTCTCTTATCCGTAACAAAACAAATTCCCAAAAATACAAAACTTCTAAAATTGTATGGAAATCCATTTTTATGATATTGGCATGGGTCATTGCATTTGCACCTGCAATTATTTTTCCGCAGCATCCATCACCAAAAGTGACAGGCAAATATGGTGTGGGAACCGCTACTTACACATACGTTGATAAGAATCGTGTAGAGGAATTTAGCGACAAGGGAGAAAACAGGTTTGTTAATGTAGAATTTTGGTATCCAAAAAATACAGATGGTAAGTTCCCTCTATTAGTGTTCTCGCATGGTGCCTCTGGCATTAAAGCAAGTAATGCTTCTACCTATACGGAACTTGCAAGCCACGGTTACGTAGTTGTTTCAATCGACCATCCGTACCACTCTTTTTATACTAAGTCAGAGGATGGAACAGTGGCTATGATTAATTCAGATTATAACCGTGAAATCACCAATCTCAACACTGAAGGTGTGTACACGAATGAAGAACTCAATGGACTCATTCAAAAGTGGATGAAACTGCGAACTGATGATATGAATTTTGTCATTGATACGATACTTAAAAAAGACGAGAGTGACAATAACCCCATTTATCAGCAGATCAATACAGAGAAAATTGGTGTGTTCGGGCACTCCATGGGCGGCGCAGCAAGTGTTTGGCTAGGCAGAGAACGCGATGATATAGATGCAGTCGTAAATATTGATGCCCCGTTCTTTAGTGAGCTTGTTTATAAAAAAGAAATGGATAATTTTGCAGCAAGCACTAAAGCCTATACGACCCCGATTTTCAACATTTATTCAGATGATGTTTGGGGGCAGCTTGATATCACGCCTATTTATGTAGCGAACAAACTCAACAATGAATCATTCAAAGACGCATATACTACTCATTTTAAAGGGGCAAAACATTTAAGCCTGACTGATTTATCGCTTTTCTCCCCTATCCTTGCAAATGTGCTGCAAGGCGGAAAAGCCGACATTGATCCATATTACTGTATTGAAACGGAAAATGAACTCATTCTTAACTTTTTTGACTATGAATTAAAGGGCATTGGCCATTTCACTCCCAAAGAAACCTATTGA
- a CDS encoding GntP family permease has protein sequence MPLVIVAIGILALLVLIMGLKLNTFVSLIVVSFGVAIALGMKLDEIIATIEAGLGGTLGHIALIFGLGAMLGKLIADSGGAQRIAMTLVNKFGEKNIQWAVVAASFIIGIALFFEVGLVLLIPIVFAISKQLKVSILYLGIPMGAALSVTHGFLPPHPGPTTIAGEFGADLGQVLLYGFIIAVPTVIIAGPLFTKLAKKLVPASFSKTGNIASLGELKTFKLEDTPGFGISVFTAMLPVILMSIATILTLLQKTMGFADNSLLAIIRFVGGASPAMVISLLVAIYTMGLARKIPIKTVMDSCTEAISHIGMMLLIIGGGGAFKQVLINGHVGDYVAELFKGTNISPILLAWIIAAILRISLGSATVAALTTAGLVIPMLGQTDVNLALVVLATGAGSLIASHVNDAGFWMFKEYFGLSMKETFATWTLLETIISVAGLGFVLLLSLFV, from the coding sequence ATGCCATTAGTAATAGTAGCAATAGGGATATTAGCTTTACTCGTATTAATCATGGGTTTAAAATTAAACACCTTCGTTTCACTTATCGTGGTCTCATTCGGTGTGGCTATCGCACTTGGAATGAAATTAGATGAAATCATCGCAACAATTGAAGCAGGCTTAGGTGGAACACTCGGACATATAGCATTAATCTTCGGACTTGGTGCCATGCTGGGTAAATTAATTGCCGATTCAGGAGGCGCGCAGCGAATTGCGATGACTCTCGTTAATAAATTTGGCGAAAAGAATATTCAATGGGCTGTAGTGGCTGCTTCATTCATTATCGGTATTGCTTTATTCTTTGAAGTAGGATTAGTTTTATTGATTCCAATCGTATTTGCCATTTCAAAACAATTAAAGGTTTCTATTTTATATCTTGGTATTCCAATGGGAGCAGCTTTATCTGTCACACACGGATTTTTACCGCCGCACCCAGGACCAACCACCATTGCAGGTGAATTTGGTGCCGATCTTGGCCAAGTATTACTTTACGGTTTTATTATTGCTGTTCCAACAGTCATTATCGCTGGTCCTTTATTTACAAAGCTAGCTAAAAAATTGGTTCCTGCATCATTTTCAAAGACTGGTAATATTGCCTCTTTAGGTGAACTAAAAACATTTAAACTTGAAGACACACCTGGATTTGGTATCAGTGTATTTACGGCAATGCTTCCTGTAATCCTAATGTCAATCGCTACAATTTTAACTTTGCTTCAAAAAACTATGGGATTTGCAGATAATAGTTTACTAGCTATTATTCGTTTTGTTGGCGGTGCTTCCCCAGCAATGGTTATCTCTTTATTAGTAGCTATTTACACAATGGGATTAGCGAGAAAGATCCCGATCAAAACAGTAATGGATTCTTGTACAGAAGCGATTTCACACATTGGCATGATGCTCTTAATCATTGGAGGCGGCGGTGCTTTCAAACAAGTATTAATTAATGGTCATGTAGGTGATTATGTAGCCGAATTATTTAAAGGAACTAACATTTCGCCGATTCTACTGGCTTGGATTATTGCAGCAATTTTACGTATCTCATTAGGTTCTGCGACAGTTGCAGCCTTAACCACTGCTGGATTAGTCATTCCAATGTTGGGTCAAACCGATGTAAACCTAGCTTTAGTTGTACTTGCAACTGGTGCTGGAAGCCTTATCGCTTCACACGTGAACGACGCTGGTTTCTGGATGTTCAAAGAGTATTTTGGTTTAAGTATGAAAGAAACATTTGCCACTTGGACATTACTTGAGACGATTATTTCGGTAGCTGGATTAGGATTTGTTCTCTTACTAAGTTTATTTGTATAA
- a CDS encoding GntR family transcriptional regulator produces MNETKEYLYPTKWLSKASTGERVTCELRMQIISGLVESGTILSENKLAEEYNVSRSPIREALKMLASENMIRLERMGAVVIGLTKKEIEEIYDVRILIETFVFERLVKIDTKGLVRELSKILEMMKIAIKYKDADEFSFQDLLFHETIIRSIGHSYILLIWNNAKPVMESLILLSMRARLEEKYDDFERIVENHQLYIDAINTKNRDLMIKSLHQNFDDVQGKVEDLWMSQQMLSREQKS; encoded by the coding sequence TTGAACGAAACGAAGGAATATCTATATCCCACAAAATGGCTTTCAAAAGCTTCCACTGGTGAGCGTGTAACATGCGAGCTTAGAATGCAAATTATTTCCGGTTTAGTTGAAAGCGGTACCATCCTATCGGAAAATAAATTAGCAGAAGAATATAATGTAAGTCGTTCACCCATTCGTGAAGCTTTAAAAATGCTAGCCTCTGAAAATATGATTCGATTAGAAAGAATGGGTGCAGTCGTCATTGGTTTAACAAAGAAAGAAATAGAAGAAATCTATGATGTCCGTATCCTAATAGAAACATTTGTTTTTGAACGGCTTGTAAAAATAGATACTAAAGGGTTAGTGAGAGAACTTAGTAAAATACTAGAAATGATGAAAATTGCCATAAAATACAAAGATGCCGATGAGTTTTCATTTCAAGATCTCTTATTCCATGAAACGATCATTCGTTCGATTGGTCATTCATACATTTTGCTTATATGGAATAATGCAAAACCTGTTATGGAAAGTTTAATTCTATTATCGATGAGAGCCCGTCTCGAAGAAAAATATGATGATTTTGAACGGATTGTGGAAAATCACCAGCTTTATATCGATGCCATAAATACAAAAAATAGAGATCTTATGATCAAGTCATTACATCAAAATTTTGATGATGTTCAAGGTAAAGTGGAAGACCTTTGGATGTCACAACAAATGCTCTCTAGAGAGCAAAAATCTTAG
- a CDS encoding GntR family transcriptional regulator — translation MQYPSSWLQRASLGEKIVSELRLRIISGSIHPGSLLSENQIATEFGTSRSPVREALRTLSVEGLIRLERMGAVVLGLTSKDIDELNDVRFMIESFVLQRLSQIDHEPLVETLNKIIDKMELAGKHQDYIEFSYQDLCFHEEMILGINHTRISHLWNSIREIVLTALLVATGKRFVGKTDEIEPLIEKHRLIVKALVSKDFHLIEEIIQEHFKDTRKTVSETLLKMNQD, via the coding sequence ATGCAGTATCCATCATCATGGCTACAAAGGGCTTCACTTGGGGAAAAGATCGTAAGTGAATTAAGATTACGAATTATTAGTGGCAGTATTCATCCAGGCTCATTATTATCTGAAAATCAGATTGCAACTGAATTTGGGACGAGTCGATCACCAGTTAGAGAGGCTTTGAGAACGCTTTCTGTGGAAGGGTTAATCCGTTTAGAAAGGATGGGTGCTGTGGTATTAGGCTTGACGTCAAAGGATATCGATGAACTAAATGATGTTCGTTTTATGATTGAAAGCTTTGTATTGCAACGCCTTTCTCAGATTGACCATGAGCCATTAGTGGAGACCCTTAATAAAATCATCGACAAGATGGAATTGGCGGGTAAACACCAAGACTATATTGAATTTTCCTATCAGGACTTATGTTTCCATGAAGAAATGATTTTGGGGATCAACCATACAAGGATTTCGCATTTATGGAATAGTATACGGGAAATCGTACTAACCGCCCTTCTAGTGGCAACTGGAAAACGATTTGTAGGAAAAACGGATGAAATAGAACCTCTTATTGAAAAACACCGATTAATCGTGAAAGCTCTAGTTTCAAAAGATTTTCATCTTATTGAAGAAATTATTCAAGAACATTTTAAAGATACTCGTAAAACTGTTAGTGAAACCCTGTTAAAAATGAACCAGGATTAA
- a CDS encoding alcohol dehydrogenase catalytic domain-containing protein, translating to MAVMKAGLYISEKKVMVGELDKPTLKQGEALIRVSYAGICGTDMMIYSGKHPRAKAPLAMGHEFSGVIEELNGESAFSVGDRVVIEPTLSCGTCEACRSGQSHVCKKLKLIGIDMHGGFAEYAAVPLHRLHMIPEGLSDAHAALAEPVAVAVHTVRRSNLKVGDNVVILGAGPIGLLIGLMARQAGANQIIVSDISPYRLEKARELGFTALDAKVVDVTYEVLSLTNGIGADIVFEVAGTQITAKQMVEVSKIQGQIMVVSVYKQAPAVNLAGMHFKEISMATTRCYSGSDFKTAIDLMASGKIDVSPFISHELPLEQIAEGFKLMENPDVSLKILFQPN from the coding sequence ATGGCAGTTATGAAGGCGGGTTTGTATATTTCCGAAAAAAAGGTAATGGTTGGTGAACTTGATAAACCAACATTAAAACAAGGGGAAGCCCTTATTCGAGTATCCTATGCTGGAATTTGTGGAACCGATATGATGATTTATTCAGGAAAACATCCTCGTGCAAAAGCACCTCTAGCAATGGGGCATGAGTTTAGCGGTGTCATTGAAGAATTGAACGGGGAGTCAGCTTTTTCAGTTGGAGACCGAGTAGTTATTGAACCCACTCTTAGCTGTGGAACGTGTGAAGCCTGTAGATCTGGACAATCTCATGTTTGTAAAAAATTAAAGCTCATTGGTATCGATATGCATGGTGGATTTGCAGAATACGCGGCCGTTCCCCTACATCGACTTCATATGATTCCCGAGGGATTATCAGATGCCCATGCGGCTTTGGCAGAACCAGTGGCAGTGGCTGTTCATACTGTAAGACGCTCCAATCTTAAGGTTGGCGATAATGTAGTCATTTTAGGGGCTGGACCAATTGGTTTGCTCATTGGCCTAATGGCGAGACAGGCGGGGGCGAATCAAATCATCGTTTCCGATATTAGTCCTTACCGCTTGGAAAAAGCAAGAGAACTTGGTTTTACCGCATTGGATGCTAAAGTAGTAGATGTTACGTATGAAGTTTTATCACTAACAAATGGAATTGGTGCAGATATTGTTTTTGAAGTGGCTGGTACACAAATTACGGCAAAGCAAATGGTTGAAGTAAGCAAGATTCAAGGACAAATCATGGTCGTTAGCGTATACAAACAAGCACCAGCTGTAAATTTAGCAGGAATGCACTTTAAAGAAATATCGATGGCAACGACAAGATGTTACAGTGGAAGTGATTTTAAAACAGCTATTGACCTAATGGCAAGTGGAAAGATTGATGTTTCTCCATTTATTTCTCATGAGTTACCGCTAGAGCAAATTGCGGAAGGGTTTAAGTTAATGGAAAATCCAGATGTTTCTTTAAAAATATTATTTCAACCTAATTGA
- a CDS encoding SDR family oxidoreductase yields MVLELFKLDGKVAAVTGATRGIGRSIALSLAEAGADIALLQRSPEQLDVKEEIESLGRKCLIVPCDLENVDQVKAAIPTVVSHFGKIDILVNNAGIQRRSPSVDFSEQDWDDVINVNLKTVWLLCQQAGRYMVPNGKGKIINMASLLSYQGGLTVPAYAAAKGGVAQLTKALSNEWAKHNVNVNAIVPGYIATDMNTALIHDDTRNRQILERIPSGRWGNPEDFKGTVVYLASDASNYVHGHLLAVDGGWLGR; encoded by the coding sequence ATGGTACTCGAATTATTTAAACTAGATGGAAAAGTTGCAGCAGTAACGGGAGCTACCAGAGGAATTGGACGTTCAATTGCTCTCTCTTTAGCGGAAGCAGGGGCAGATATTGCCCTCCTTCAACGCTCACCTGAACAATTGGACGTTAAGGAAGAAATCGAATCATTAGGTAGAAAATGCTTGATTGTTCCTTGTGATTTGGAAAATGTCGATCAAGTAAAAGCCGCAATTCCTACTGTGGTTTCGCATTTTGGCAAAATTGATATTTTAGTCAATAATGCAGGCATACAACGCCGGTCGCCTTCAGTAGATTTCTCAGAACAAGACTGGGATGATGTGATTAATGTCAATTTAAAGACAGTCTGGCTCCTATGTCAGCAGGCTGGCCGCTATATGGTTCCAAACGGAAAAGGGAAAATCATTAATATGGCATCCTTACTTTCCTATCAAGGCGGATTGACCGTTCCTGCTTATGCTGCAGCCAAAGGTGGAGTGGCTCAGTTAACGAAAGCCTTATCGAATGAATGGGCTAAGCATAATGTGAATGTCAATGCGATTGTTCCAGGATATATTGCCACAGACATGAATACGGCACTCATACATGATGACACACGTAATCGACAAATTCTCGAGCGAATCCCCTCTGGCCGTTGGGGAAATCCTGAAGATTTTAAAGGAACTGTTGTGTACCTTGCATCAGATGCATCGAATTATGTACATGGGCATTTATTAGCTGTCGATGGTGGATGGCTTGGTAGATAA
- a CDS encoding DUF4253 domain-containing protein yields MGIFDKFKKKEKRDYIKEIIAILDCDCSIIEEKNVKGVMTRYHQALREGKKEGYTPLIIIPSEMMLEVIDAKADKEYLNDKGSIIAKAKDIDVNELLKNLLDEVIPVEEVEVYDITGEFEIEEHTNHFLSIEEAVNEKIILAKIPTDEPWEVAAWVPMGGYNECPMPEEQVAVFKYWYEKYGATPALVTSDVWELFVVNPPETQEESELLAWEQFGFCGDIVFQGVGTVNSLAGTLIHSAFWYFWWD; encoded by the coding sequence GTGGGGATATTTGATAAATTCAAGAAGAAGGAAAAGAGAGATTATATAAAAGAAATAATTGCTATATTGGATTGTGATTGCTCGATTATTGAGGAGAAGAATGTTAAAGGTGTGATGACCAGGTATCATCAAGCTCTCAGGGAAGGCAAAAAAGAAGGATATACTCCTCTTATCATTATCCCTTCAGAGATGATGTTAGAGGTCATAGACGCAAAGGCGGATAAAGAATACTTGAATGATAAAGGATCAATCATAGCTAAAGCGAAGGATATTGATGTAAACGAATTGTTAAAGAACCTTCTTGATGAGGTCATACCCGTAGAAGAGGTTGAAGTCTACGATATCACAGGAGAGTTTGAAATAGAGGAACACACAAACCATTTTCTATCAATTGAAGAAGCAGTTAATGAAAAAATCATTCTCGCAAAGATTCCAACTGATGAACCTTGGGAAGTAGCTGCCTGGGTTCCTATGGGCGGGTATAATGAATGCCCGATGCCAGAAGAGCAAGTTGCAGTGTTCAAATATTGGTATGAAAAGTATGGAGCAACGCCCGCTTTAGTAACCTCAGATGTATGGGAATTATTTGTTGTGAATCCTCCAGAGACTCAAGAAGAATCAGAATTACTTGCTTGGGAACAATTTGGATTTTGTGGTGACATAGTTTTCCAAGGTGTAGGGACAGTAAATTCACTTGCAGGAACACTTATTCATTCAGCATTTTGGTATTTTTGGTGGGACTAA
- a CDS encoding VC0807 family protein — translation MNISSKRKVIQSVIVSILINGLVPVVVYNLLLDHFSSFVSLLLATMVPLLDNLYHIVKHRKADAFGLFMLTAFVLSLLAFLLGGNEKLILMRESLVTGILGLIFIGSLFYSKPLIYHFAIRFSSNDESEQKGKFANNWEYSYFRFVIRLMTAVWGIALLAEAVIKTILVYELSISAFLAVSQIIFYSVLGVTILWTVIYRRYAKTRLDLIMNVK, via the coding sequence ATGAATATAAGCTCTAAAAGGAAGGTTATTCAATCTGTTATCGTCAGTATCTTAATAAACGGACTCGTACCTGTTGTCGTATATAATTTACTCTTGGATCATTTCTCAAGTTTTGTTTCATTGCTACTTGCAACGATGGTTCCATTGCTGGATAATCTTTATCACATTGTGAAGCATAGGAAAGCTGATGCGTTTGGACTGTTTATGCTGACAGCTTTCGTTCTTAGCTTATTGGCGTTCTTACTAGGCGGGAATGAGAAATTGATTTTAATGAGAGAATCGTTAGTAACCGGAATATTAGGACTAATCTTTATAGGTTCCCTCTTCTATTCCAAACCGCTCATTTATCATTTTGCCATTAGATTCAGTTCAAATGACGAGTCAGAACAGAAGGGCAAATTTGCGAATAACTGGGAGTACTCCTATTTTCGCTTTGTCATCCGATTAATGACTGCTGTGTGGGGCATCGCCCTCTTAGCAGAAGCAGTTATCAAAACCATTCTTGTGTATGAACTCTCGATTTCTGCTTTCTTAGCTGTTTCACAAATCATCTTCTACAGTGTGCTCGGGGTAACGATTTTATGGACGGTCATCTATCGCCGATACGCAAAAACTCGCTTAGATTTAATAATGAATGTAAAATGA
- a CDS encoding TetR/AcrR family transcriptional regulator: MSNPTSHDNPSFQNILLATEELILEKGCRNTTLKDIIERTGLSKGAIYHYVASKDELFGLILKTKIEQVNEKFNQLISHSMGATPDAGRFGMATQFFHSRQNPNDVGNLIFVYLLSQDDEKVKSILKSVYQYSKSTGVQWIEMGQQNGVIPPTIDAEKMATLFMTFSYGLRVTQILSSSEDEQVATSDIFKLLIQTLS; encoded by the coding sequence ATGTCTAATCCAACTTCTCATGATAACCCAAGCTTTCAGAATATCTTATTAGCAACTGAGGAACTTATTCTGGAAAAAGGCTGCAGGAATACGACACTCAAAGACATTATTGAAAGAACGGGGCTTTCTAAAGGGGCCATTTATCATTACGTTGCAAGTAAAGACGAATTGTTTGGGCTTATTTTAAAAACCAAAATAGAACAAGTGAATGAAAAATTTAATCAGTTGATCAGCCACTCGATGGGGGCTACCCCTGACGCTGGACGGTTTGGGATGGCCACTCAATTTTTCCATAGTAGACAGAATCCAAATGATGTCGGGAATCTAATATTTGTTTATCTGTTAAGCCAGGATGATGAAAAGGTTAAAAGTATTTTAAAAAGTGTTTACCAATATAGTAAGTCAACTGGTGTTCAATGGATTGAGATGGGTCAACAAAATGGTGTGATTCCCCCCACTATCGATGCCGAAAAAATGGCCACCTTATTTATGACTTTTTCATATGGCCTTAGGGTAACGCAAATTCTTTCCTCTTCTGAAGATGAACAAGTAGCAACAAGTGATATTTTTAAATTACTCATTCAGACATTGTCATAG
- a CDS encoding GNAT family N-acetyltransferase: MDFITIGLQEFPEVKQFYAAITSDLRKKGIDQWDRFYPNRFVMKNDLKNGTLFGIKEENHLIGAIVLDTNESKQYLKLQWEDHTGRPLIIHRLAVHPFHQGKGIGKKLLNFAEEYALEKGHTSIRMDVYSQNPAAVGMYERAGYQIRGSVRFPLRKVPYLCFEKIIKI, translated from the coding sequence ATGGATTTCATAACAATAGGATTACAAGAATTCCCCGAAGTGAAGCAGTTTTACGCTGCAATCACTTCTGATTTAAGAAAAAAGGGTATCGATCAATGGGACCGTTTTTATCCGAACCGTTTTGTTATGAAAAATGATTTAAAAAATGGAACCCTTTTTGGAATCAAAGAGGAAAATCACCTTATTGGTGCTATTGTTCTCGATACAAACGAAAGTAAACAGTATTTGAAACTTCAGTGGGAAGATCATACAGGCAGGCCATTAATCATTCATCGATTAGCTGTCCATCCTTTCCATCAAGGTAAGGGTATAGGAAAAAAACTACTAAACTTTGCTGAAGAATATGCCTTGGAAAAAGGACATACCAGCATTCGTATGGATGTGTACTCCCAAAACCCGGCTGCCGTTGGGATGTATGAAAGAGCTGGTTATCAAATAAGAGGGTCTGTCAGGTTTCCATTAAGAAAAGTACCGTACTTATGTTTTGAAAAAATCATAAAAATATAG
- a CDS encoding DUF2306 domain-containing protein — translation MKKSKKLNLAVVGLYFTVLLFSAYIIVMFFIIGTENAPMVKGKMEDANFNLPVWEAFFYPHIILGTIALAIGPFQLTKMSRKNPKLHQNLGKIYGFTIFINVLLVPYISLFSTGGRSTMIAFLVLNAFWLGTTAMGVLRGFQKRIPSHKTWILRSYAITWVFVSFRIIVIPFSIFWDASISFPIAVYLAIALNLLFVEWKRKKGKNKSIINYDKKFINE, via the coding sequence GTGAAAAAAAGCAAAAAGTTAAATCTGGCAGTAGTCGGACTTTATTTTACTGTTCTACTATTCAGCGCTTATATAATCGTGATGTTTTTTATAATTGGGACTGAAAACGCACCAATGGTGAAAGGAAAAATGGAAGACGCAAACTTTAATTTACCCGTTTGGGAAGCCTTTTTCTATCCTCATATTATTCTCGGTACGATTGCATTGGCAATCGGTCCGTTTCAATTAACGAAAATGAGCCGTAAAAACCCAAAGCTACATCAGAATTTAGGAAAAATTTATGGGTTTACCATTTTTATTAATGTATTATTGGTTCCCTACATTTCTCTCTTTTCTACAGGTGGCCGGTCAACTATGATTGCCTTCCTCGTGTTGAATGCTTTTTGGCTTGGGACAACAGCTATGGGCGTCCTTCGGGGATTCCAAAAAAGAATACCCTCACATAAAACTTGGATTCTTAGAAGTTATGCCATCACATGGGTTTTTGTTTCCTTTAGAATTATTGTCATCCCATTCTCCATTTTTTGGGATGCATCCATCAGTTTTCCGATAGCCGTTTACCTTGCTATTGCTTTAAATCTTCTTTTTGTTGAATGGAAAAGAAAAAAAGGAAAAAATAAATCGATAATAAATTATGATAAAAAATTCATTAATGAGTAG
- a CDS encoding PLP-dependent aminotransferase family protein, producing MIKVTELKSLIGTDGGLTVELTPFLHRELSEPLYSQLYHWIKKEIEEGRLLPGMKMPSIRQLTTHLKVSRNTVEAAYQQLQSEGYLESVPKSGIWVAEIEKPSLHPIDVVHPIMLECKPSSEVLVDFEYGNVDLDKFPLKQWKKCLSDAVDQENNWLFEYSEKQGEFALRREISNYLLQSRGVRSTPEQILITAGTQTSMALICRLLALQKKFVAMEEPGYSGVRSVFEDQGCYIEPVPLEKDGLSVEHIQTSRAKAVYLTPSHQFPFGMVLSISKRMRLLKWAYQTGGYIIEDDYDGEFRYRGQPIPSLKSLDEEEKVIYLGTFSKSFLPSVRLSYIVFPPSLMVQYSRKFADYNQSVSPIIQRAMALFMQSGEFERHIRRMRKLYQRKHQTLLRSIEQYMGTKVKIVGEKSGLHIILKLKDVSTFELIENGLQKGVKVYSPLRFWLKPTPEGNSYIMLGFGGLSIEEIEKGVRLLASCLP from the coding sequence ATGATAAAAGTGACAGAATTAAAAAGTTTAATAGGGACAGATGGAGGGCTAACAGTGGAACTTACCCCATTTTTACATAGGGAGTTGTCTGAGCCGTTATACAGCCAGTTGTATCATTGGATTAAGAAGGAAATTGAAGAAGGAAGGCTCTTGCCAGGAATGAAGATGCCATCAATTCGCCAGCTAACGACTCATTTAAAGGTCAGCCGGAACACGGTTGAGGCAGCATATCAGCAGCTACAATCAGAGGGATATCTCGAAAGTGTCCCTAAAAGTGGAATATGGGTAGCTGAGATTGAGAAACCTTCACTACATCCGATTGATGTGGTACATCCTATTATGTTGGAATGCAAGCCTTCAAGCGAGGTCCTTGTGGATTTTGAATATGGAAATGTCGATCTTGACAAATTTCCCTTGAAGCAGTGGAAGAAATGTCTGTCAGACGCTGTTGATCAAGAGAACAACTGGTTATTTGAGTATAGTGAAAAACAAGGTGAGTTTGCATTGAGGCGGGAGATTTCAAACTATTTACTACAATCCAGAGGTGTACGCTCTACACCAGAACAGATTCTTATAACGGCCGGAACACAAACTTCCATGGCGTTGATCTGCCGTCTTTTAGCACTCCAGAAAAAATTCGTGGCCATGGAAGAACCGGGTTATAGTGGAGTACGCTCTGTCTTTGAAGACCAGGGATGTTATATTGAACCCGTGCCTCTTGAAAAGGACGGATTGTCAGTGGAGCATATTCAAACGAGCAGGGCAAAAGCCGTATATTTAACACCTTCTCACCAATTTCCATTTGGTATGGTTCTGTCCATTTCGAAAAGAATGCGATTACTAAAATGGGCTTATCAAACTGGGGGATACATTATTGAGGATGATTATGACGGCGAGTTTCGATACCGGGGACAGCCTATTCCTTCGCTGAAATCCCTGGATGAAGAGGAAAAGGTAATTTATTTAGGTACATTTTCTAAATCATTTCTTCCTTCAGTCCGGTTAAGTTATATTGTATTTCCACCTTCTCTAATGGTTCAATATTCACGAAAGTTCGCGGATTACAACCAATCTGTCTCTCCTATTATTCAGAGGGCTATGGCCCTGTTCATGCAATCCGGAGAATTCGAAAGGCATATTCGAAGAATGCGCAAGCTGTATCAAAGAAAACATCAGACTCTGTTAAGGAGTATTGAACAATATATGGGCACTAAAGTAAAAATTGTGGGAGAAAAGTCAGGCTTGCATATCATATTGAAACTAAAAGATGTATCCACCTTCGAGCTGATTGAAAATGGTCTACAGAAGGGGGTCAAAGTTTATTCCCCGTTAAGGTTTTGGCTTAAGCCAACCCCCGAAGGTAATTCCTATATCATGTTAGGATTTGGAGGATTATCAATAGAAGAAATTGAAAAAGGAGTCAGATTACTTGCTAGCTGCCTCCCATGA